The genomic region tacaattaagtTTATAGGATAGGATAATCGTCCGGATGATCGGTGCAATGAGATATTTAACTTGATTTATCATAAGCATCCGATCGATTGCgtttaaatttatcgattgtataaatttatcgCATAGTTTCTTTCCATCATGttcgcgtgtatatatataatatatatatatattttttttttgtatatcgtttctttatatatcttttctctttattattttccttcttaaaCCTGtcatttttgattttctgtttgtttgtgGCTGCTTTTACTTCCGTATGCATGAAGAGATATGTATGTTAacatatgcatgtgtatatatgtatgttgttgtacgtatgtatgtatatatatgtatgtaaatataacaGATATATCTCTCGTTGGCTCTCGCCTCTCATTGTCTCTGCTCGTagctccttttctctctctctctctctctctctctctctctctctctttctctcccactctttcacgcgttctctcactcactctctctctctctctccctccctcgaCCTTTAGCTCGAGTGGATCTTTCTCTtagatcatttattattattatttttttcgagcCTTTTTCATCAAATCATTTTtccaatcatttttctttttttttctttttttttctctttttttcttttttttttcttttttttcttttttttctttttttttttttgatcaattTGCCATTTAGAATACGTTTTATCATTGATTgaatttattcgaatgaaaaagttaTGGATACTTATCAATTATCtcgaaatatagatataataattaaacgacatattaataacaataatagacTCATTagaaatctattattattattattattaattattattttaaaacagTGAGACGACGATGCCCcgtgataaataaatgttctCACGAACTTGATccatttgttttcctttctttcgttttgcgATAAAAATCCATGGacgatgttgttgttgttgttgttgttgttgttgtttttattgggttaattaattcttcatCGATCTTTACAAATCACCATCGGGCTGTAGGTCGAAGCGTGGCGGGAATGCGGAACCATCGAACTGGGGCTTGAACGCAGGTCGGTGTGGCTGTAAAaagtcaaaaaagaaagataatacagataaaaaTGGAGAGtgtgtaaaattaaatatcaaaattaaatatcaattaaaaagttCATGACTTTTATCgtaagtcttttttttttttttgcactaTTTCGAAAGAGAAGTATACATATGGCACGTAGCTCTGTGCAGTTTTGTGTTCTCCTTTCGAATATAACTatgattttctaattaattaattaattgactaTGGCAGAGCACtcaaaacaacaaaaaattcaacgaattCAAATCTTATCACAAGGGATGTCCTATCTCCCTCTTATAATACATCATTATAACGactatgtattatttaacaattattattattattattattattattattattattattattattattgtgtgtTACTAAGACTATGAACACGGACACATTGAAAACttggatataatttaattttcttgcactgtctaatatataaaaaaaaatatcttttgatcTATACCttttaaagagagagggggggggagagagagagacacttataacagattattataatcatcatgTCTTTGAAAATTGGATGAGTCCAGGGATGAATTAATAACGAAGttaataacgaagaaataagCTATTTGACGAAAACTTTTGAGACATAGGATGATATAAGGACAACGAGAAATTAAGGGTGGtagtttctttcttgttcgttGGAATAGATACTCGTTTTGAAAGCAAATCAAAAGAGagacgtttattttttttctccttttatgatttcttttcttcaactGACTTACATGGACCAGCAACGCAGTGTTTTTACTCCATCGCGGAGGGCGCCGCCTTGCGGGCCTTCTGTTGCGGCTATACAGGGACAcagaatgaaagatatattttctatcagaTGATTTAAGAAAATTGGGACACCtaaccgagagagagagagagagagagagagagagaaactatggaaagttttttttctttttcttatctaaagCTATAGAAATGAAATGTGTTTTGAgacgatgaaaaaattaaagaggagaaaaaattcCTTACCGCTGGGCTCAATCCACGTGCGGCACTTCCCCCACGGCCTTTAGTGCGGAATTTGGTAATAGCTTGTTCAGCCAAGTCGGCTCTCTCTTCGGCCTCCTCAAGCTCTTGCTGAGCCTTACGGAACTTGGCAAGATTCAATGCAGCGATCTCTTCTGCCTCCTCGATCTGTCTCTTGTATGTCTTGATCTTCTGCTGAAGTTTGTCGACTAGGTCTTGCATGCGTTCGTGATTCTTACGATCCTCATCAGCCTAGAATATAAGAAATCACGtaaatatcgttgaaaaataatcagtttaaaataatttataattaaacaagCCAAAAGGTAGATCTAATGATCTATCGGCAATTACCTGGAAGCTAAGTTCCTTAATGCGTCGTTCAGACTTGCGAAGGTTCTTCTGAGCGTCAGCGTGTCTCCTTTGTTCACCATCAAGTTCATTCTCCAATTCACGTACGCGTTGTTCCAACTTTTGTATTGCTTTCTTGCCTCCCTTCAAAGCATTCGCCTCGGCTTCATCAAGACGAACTTGGAGTTCTTTGATCTGTGTCTCAAGAGCCTTGCGAAGTTTCTCTTGCGTTTGAGCATGATCTTGTTCAGCTCGGAGTTCGTCAGCCAATCGTGCAGCATCGACCATTGCCTTCTTAGCTTTCTCTTCGGAGTTCTTGGCTTCGTTTAGAAGCTCGTCGAGATCAGACTGAGATAGAAGAGACAATTTTAGTattgaaaatcaaatatatatgtataatcgatatattttatataaattagataGCTTATGATTAAAAGAGAAGTATCTTTTTAACTTACATGGAGGGTCTGCAATTCGGCTTCGAGTTTCCTCTTGGCAGCAGAGATGGAAGCATTCTGAGCACTGAGGTCGTTCAATTGTTCGTGACAATCTGCTAATTCTTGTTCGGCCTGTCTACGACCACGATCGGCTTGTTCCAAAAGCGTACGGCTTTCTTCAAGTTCATTTTGAAGTGCATTAGCACGACGCTCAGATATACCAAGAAGTTCTCTTGCTTCGTCGCGTGCTCGTTGTTCCTCTTCCAGAGCGGTCTGTACATCCTTCAATTGTTGCTGATATCtcttaatattcttttgaGCTTCGGCATTGGCTTTGTTTGCGTGATCCAAAGCTATTTCTAATTCGTTAATATCAGcttccaatttctttttcatacgaAGTGCCTCGGCTTTGCCCTAAAGTGAACATTTCGATCAGGAATTGTTGTTaacaatctttttctttttttaaagcttTCATTTAGAATTTCCATTTACGTACCTTGGCTTCTGCTTCGAGAGAAGCTTGCATCGAGTCAAGAGCTCGTTGATGATTCTTCCTTGTGTTCTCAaattcttcctccttctcttggATACGACGATCGATCTCTTGTCTAACTTGGCTCAATTCCAGCTGGCTTCTGAGtactttgttttcttcttgttccaAAGCTGCTTCAGCTTCCTCCAATGCTGCCTGGAGTTCATCCTTCTCCGCCTCCAAACGCTTTCTAGCCTTCTCGATCTCATGAATGTTACGTCCACCTTCGCCTATTTGATCCAAAAGATCTTTCACCTCGTCGGCGAGATTCTTGTTCTCACGACGCACAGCTTCCAATTGTTCTTGACTTTCCTCATAGGCACCTGATTAGGATACAAACGACGCGggtgttaaatatattttatgaaattctctcgaaagaaaaacttacCTCTGAGCCTGAAGAGCTCGGTACTGTAATTACGGCATTCCTTTTGACTGGCATCCAGTTCAGCGGCAAGATCGTCAACTTTGAGCTTCCATTCGCCAATGATCTTGTCGAATgccttctgtttcttttcagCGGCATTGGCAATAGCAGTGGCACGATCGACCTCGATTTGAAGATCCTCGACTTCGGTCGAAAGCCTCTGTTTCGTCTTTTCCAGAGCAATGACCTTTTGGTTGAGGGATTCGATCGTTTCCTCGGCTTCAGCAAGTCGAGCCTGAAGCTTTCGTTTGGCCTCTTCGAGTTCCTCAGCCCTGGCTACTCCTTCGGATTCGTATTTCGTACGCCACAGTTGAGCCTCGGCGTTAGCCTTGCTCAATTGTCTTTGGAGATCTGCTTTGCCTTCGGCTTCTTCCTCAACTTGCTCGCGAATATTGTCCAAGTCGTGTTCCAAATTACGGAATTTACCAAGAAGCGTGGCACGTTCCCTTGATTCCTCGTCAGCAAGCCTCTTCGTATCTTCCAATTGTGTCGTCAACGAGATCTTGATCTTCGACAATTGGCTAACCTGGGACTCGGCTTCCTCCAATTGGCGCAACAAGTCACTGTTCTCGATCGACAACTTCTTCTTCGCTGCATCGAAGTCGTTCAACGTACGATTAACTTCTTCCAACTTGCCTTGGGTTTCGTTCAATTGATGTTGCAAttgttttacaattttttcttgGGCGGCCTGTTAGAAAATTTCGACATTCATATTAGTTTCAttaaatgctttttttttttttttcaattttaacaaTGACTCATAAGCAAGAAGCAAGCAATGTAACGCAGAAACAAGCGAGAAATGCATAAGTTCCCTTATTAAATGTAACTCACTCGAATTGGAAAAATTCTCAAATGGCATCAATCCTAAGGTATTCCCCCTCTTTCATATTCCATTATCCTTGTAGTAGTAAGCTGCTTGGCAAAGCTGTTAGTTGCGTTAGTGCGCATTTATGCGCCAGGAAATATTATTTGGGATATAAGGGTCCTTACCTTTTCATTGCTGAGGTGGTCAACCGTAGCACGAAGGTCGTTCAACTCGCTGAAGTATtgaaccttttctttttcggtcCTGTTTGATTATGGAAAACAttggaaaaagaggaggattaagttaataatattataaacgagaaagaaaatataagaaacagTTCACAacaaaattctctctttcatatcaTTAAGGACAAATATGTTTGTTCATCGTGCAGCGAAGATGATTCAAGGGTAATAATACATGTAACATTCCCTATTTCACTTTGgaattctgaaaaaaaaatacgagaaacaaaaaaggaaaaacctCGTGGACAGCATTCGCAagacattactttttttcttttttttttttttttttttttttttttgttcaaatatACCTTCTCCCTAGAAACTTGATCCGTCGCGGCGCGAGAATTATTCAGCTCGCCGTGGATGTCATGACGGCCCTTTTCGGCCCTATCAAAAACTTCAAATTACTCTTTTGCTaacaataatttgtttattttaaaggaaaaaaatgttgaaaagttTCTAAACGTCTATTAATATACCAGAAGAGCCTTGCAAGtatgtatctcttttttttttttttttcgattaaattttaacatcatttaaataatgaaatacataATTGTTATTCTTACCTAGCCTTCAACTTGTTAAGCGTATCGATTTGTTCTCCCATTTCAGCAACGGCATCATTATGTTTCTTGCGCAAGCTAGCAAGAGAAGCTTCATGTTGAATATTAGCTTCCTCGAGATCTCTCCTTAACTTGCTAAGTTCAGCCTCTCTCTTCTTGTTCAATTCGATTTGAGCAGAGGTAGCACCACCAGCTTCCTCGAGACGCTCACCAAGTTCTTCCAATTCTCGTGCAAGATCGCTACGTTGTTTCTCAGCTTTGCCACGAGCTCCGCGTTCTGCTTCGATCTTTAAAGTAACAagattttataatcgatagGATTATTTTCCAGAAAATACGATTTTCATGATATAAAACTTTTAGGGTTCCTACCTCTTCCTCGAGTTCTTCGATTCTCGCTTGGAGTTCCTTAATCTGTTTCTGAAGTTTGCCTACTAACGATTGTTCATCTTCCAATTTGGCAGTAAGCGACGAGAGTTCCTTGTCTTTGCGTTGAATAGTTTGTTCCAATTCCTTCTTGTTCCTTTCCAAATCGGCTACAGCTTCTTGGGTCAATTTCAAGTCACCTTCCAcctttctctttgctttctcAACGTCGGCGCtgatacataattaaataattaactaaGATTCGTTCCCTTgattttagagagagagagagagagagagagagagaaagaaaagaaaacaatttcaaaGTGAAATATCTCTCACCGAGATTTCTTTTCACGTTCCAAGGAATCCTCAAGCTCGTCAAGAGTATGCTCGAGTTTGATCTTAACTTTGTTAAGGTGATTGACTTTGTCCTCGGCAGCTTGAAGTTCCTCACCCGTCTTCTGATTGATCTCACCCTggttcttcttctccttattcaatttattaatcaattcatCTTGATGAGCAATCTCGTCGTTCAAGTTACGAATTTGATGATCCTTCGTAGCCTTGTCTTGTTCAGATTTTTGAAGATTCAATTCTAAATCCTCGATATCTTTCTTCAAACCAGCTACTTCTTGCtcgagtttctttttattctggAATAGATTGTTCCTagcatcttcttcttccttgaaTCTGTCGTTAAGATcctaagaaaatataatagatataaatccAATTAGAAAATGATAACGATCTTTCAATCGCACAGACATAGTCGTTAATAATTCACCTATATTCATCGTTAATTGTCATACTTCTTTCTAAAATTTTCTAGTAATATCCTCAGTTATTCAAAGTTACGACATGATGGCCTCTAAGAGTGCTAATTATTTCATTGGATTCATCAGCCAGCGCATACGTCGTGACGTGTCATGGCATGATGAGTTACCTAACGTTAGGTAACGTTTGAATTAATcgacagagacagaaaatgaagaaaaagagaaggggatTATTTTGGCATGATCTACCATCTCTCGACATCCATCATCGTGCAACTTACTACGAAGTTGGGATAGAAGAGGATGCCAAGTGCAGTTTTGAGTGGAAAAAACTTTGAAAGTGgtgtaagaaagaagaagaagaagaagaagaagaaggagaagccGAAGAAGAGGATGATATGAAGGAGCAACGATGACGAGGATAACGATGATGAAGATGAGTTGCTAAATGACGCATACACTACACACCTAATCCAAAGTATAAATACCCTACACCTGTTATCCTCCTTCGTTTTCTCGTCTCCTCCAGCACGTAGGTGCCACGCCCTCTTTTAATAACCTGGAATCTGGGATCGTTGGATCTAAATTTGGAGCAGGAGGAAGTCGGGAGGGTGAAATACTctctcagagagagagagagagagacgtttctccctccttctccgtcctacgtttctttcatttctccctctttcttccattttccttcttcctgcCCGTAAATGGAGTCTCTTACATATTCAATCATGACACGAATGAACTCTCTATTAAGAAAATCCACATTTTACATACTACTTTGAggatcgattaattatcaaccggaataattaatttcactcGGTTTCGTCgagatgattaataataatcaagataAGTTTTTCACTTGAATTGaatcataatgataaaattaaaattttgagaggaaaaagtttaaagaagaaagtatGAAGAATCCAAAGAGTTGAGGAAAAAAAGtcttcgataaaaatagatcGAGTTGTGGAATGCTGGAATGGGTTGTACGAAGAAGCTCGGtcataaaatttcttcttttgcgtTTTAACTGAACCATTCCAGAGGTAAGGAAAACATCTGTTTTTCTAAAAAGTTATTACagcgatttttttcttcttttttttttcgtttccttttttttttctctcgagtaAGTCGAACCGATCTTATTTCCATCTcccccatttctttttctgtgtCTCTTTTTCTGCCTACATCTctcacttttccttttttctccattaCTTACAACGTCGACGTACGCGCACGTGTCCGATTATAACCCGTGAGAATAATTTTAGAATACGCATATAAATGACCGAATAAGAGTCGATGTAATCGGATGACTTGgaccaaaagaaaaatggccGTCTACTGAAAGCTCCAAAAATGCGGAGGATGCGTCTGACTAATGGCATAACTCCTCTACTTATTACCACCACCTACTGATCTAAACTCATAATCGTCAGAAGAGACGTTTCTTTGGCTTTCTCgcttctttcgaaattttatcttttcctgctttttctacgtttatatttaaatgaattttccaaaaattttCAGAATGACGCCTTCCTAATTGACAGCTTACGATCTTCTACCGATCAATAATATACCTACGGTTCATCTTATCGGTCCAAATATTATCTTTGGctagatttttctttaaattactttttcaaaaaaacCTTGAGGATCTGTCGTCTGACTAATGGCTTAGCTCTTCTACTGATTAATTCCTACAACAACCTTATCGGTAAGATTTTTCTGATTCCAAATGTTATATCTtctattagatttttatttaacttgctatttccaaattttctcgatttaaaaattttaaatcgcAAAATTCGCAAAGATTGCTTTGATTACGAATATTAtcctgataaaaattattataataatcgtagaaataaatcgtacgaaaaattattaattaaagtaaaatagataatattgaaaaaaaaaagaagagaaagaaagagaaaagaaaagaaacttacTTGAAGCTGAGATTCCATATCAGCTTTTTGCGCAGCAAGTTTCAAGGACTTCTCCATGTATTCCGAAAGTGAACCCTTTTCACCATCCAATTGCCGTTGCAAGGCATTCTTTTCTGTGGTAAGTTTCGCGTTTTGTTCCTCAAGTTCCTTACGaagtttttcttccttttcaaagGCTTCTTGTGCTTTCTTTGCCTTCTCCTCGAGTGCCTGCAATTGTAATTCACCGTCTAGTCGTTCGCcatttattaaagttttaGTGTTCTCCATAAGCACAGTATcgcccattttttttttaaataataatattactttatatcacacacacagatatgggagaaagataaaaaaaaaaaaaaaaaaaaaaaagaaagaaagagacgaaaaaagaaaagaaaagaaaacccgaaggaaaaggaaaaaacaattattcggaaatatcgtaaagaaaagaaatatcttttctgATCGAATTATATTCGTTTTCGTTCTTAAAAGAATCTTCAATTAAAAGAATCTTCAATTTCGAAAAGGTCGGAACGAGTTCGCGTATCCAACTGGATTCTCGTTTACCCGATGCTCAACTTTTCTACCCAAAATCCCCCTCGTATCCATTTGGCTTCGCTTCTCaaggaagagaacgagaacCATCCCCACCACCACTCCAGTGGTGTAtcttcgtataaaaatatttagaacgGATCTCCTCCAATGATGGTAGTAGGGATAGGgtagaaaagagagcgagcgagtgaacgagagagaacgaaatcgACAAAATTAGAAACGGCGGCGTTCCCCGGAAGGGCTACAGCAATGTCTTCCAGAATCGAGTTCTCGTCTCCTTTTAGATTCCAGCAGGTCAATTGTGGATCAACTTTctcatcgatatttattatcttatatttttcatcttttacttgttaaaatatttttgccaGCGCAGATTGATTTCTTGTACAATTATACTAAATAATTTGGATAATCAGTTACTGTTAGAcgattacaatttttcaattaatttatatacataatatacatacatatatatatatatatatatatatatatatatatatatacacacgcacatatgtatatattctataataatgatgatgacgacgatgataataaatattcgtcTTCGGACAATGCCTTTGCAATCTGACATTTATAGATGAGAAAGGATCGTAGTAAGATTCTGATTCATGCACCAAATGTCCTTCTCTATTTTTGGATCACGTAATATGAAATGAGAATAGGCAGAGAGTGCCTTTTTAGCAAACACTCTAATCTAAGAATATATGCCCGGAGAGCTTCTCgtaaagaaaatgttgaaCATCTTTTTTCTAACGCGCAAAATAAAGTTCtgttatgtatgtgtatttccCGTAGAATACTTTTCATATCTCTCTTTGCAAAATTTGCCATTGgtataaattgaatatacggaggagaagaagaaggtctGCTAAACGTGTAAATAAACTTGCCAGCGAATCTCTGGAAATGAAGAAACGAGGAGCGAGCGAGACTCTTACTctcggaaagaagaaagagaaaaagaaaaaaaagaaaaaaaaaaaaaaaagaaagaaagaaagaaaaaagaaagaaagctcAAGCTTCTCTCGgagtatatttttctaagcAAGATTATTATACCGTGTTCCAAAAATTGATCGACATTTGGTATCATCATCGGTTTCTTTGAAGATGAAATAGGATAAACACGAatgataaatcaaataatttatcatttttatagtcAAAGTTATTGGGATGAGATCATCCGATACGAGTGCACTCAAGTAATTTggaatttatctttaaatgattaaattcttcgagtaagaaataaataagaagattaTGTATAAAACTTACAGCCAATTCGTCCTCGATACGGGTAGCATTGAGAAGAGGTTTGATCTTTTGCCACAATTTCCACCATGGCCAGGTACGAAGTTGAAGATACTTTCTCAAATTTCTTTGAACAACGACAAGGGCCAAACGTTGATCTTGTAGTTTCTTGTAATCTTTACGCGCGAGGTAACCTCGAATGAAGGCTTGCATCCATGATACGATTTTGCCTAGACGTTCATCACGAAGTTCTTCCATCTGACCCAAGACTCCAGCACGGAAGAATACCTATTATTATCCAAGATTTATAAATCAGATGAAATCGATTGTCCATAATTATCGGAGTATGTTGATTATTTCACtataaatatcgtaataatttttcaattcattattatattgttaattgtAACATATCTATCATTGATCAAGATGTCCTTGGTGAAATAATCAAcaaacttttctttcgtttccgtGTGTAAATCAATCTAATCGTGCAATactcgaaaataaaatcgacaCTCGTGTTGTATACTTAAAGATTTTCACATTGATGCAAATAAACAATTAAGTATTAAACagagataaaatcgatattaaagtCAGGATACAAAAGTTCTTGTTTATAATGTCACACGACAAAACAGACTGAAGCAGTAATGTAGTAACACGTTTCGCTAGAAATAGaggatacatatatgtgtgtgtgtgtgtgtgtgtgtgtgtgtgattaGTAGAATAAGATTTGTATGATTAGAAAAGCACAATTATTGTTCTGATATTCTGTTAGGGCATTTCTCTTGCGACCCAAAGGTATCCAAGTACCTTGGTAAGACCCATACGATATTGGTCAGGCTCCAAATTGATAGCGTCGAGGATCAGCTGAGTTGCCTTTAGCGGTTCGCAAGGTTCTTTGATGGCATTGGCGCACAGAATTTTGTATCTGTGTTGTTGCGTCGTTGTTGTATAATTGCATTTATTGCGGTTTCGATAgtcaaaacaaacaaaaattatcaCAAAAAAGGTTAGACTAATTTATCTCACAGCGTCTCTTTGCTGTTTGtaaagataaatttctttttcttcttgttttcttttctcttttatttcgagTTATTAGAATCAATGAATTGGTCAACGATCGCATCATTTTCGAAAgaacattttctaaattacaaataataaaataataatcatgtgTAAGGTATATCTTTtagaaatctttaaaaaataaaaaaaaaagaaaaagaaatagaagcgTTCTCTCGAAAATTTGCattatcttttgttattaCGTATTCATAGGACAATCACGAGAGGCAGGTTGttatttgttcattaattACTTAATCCTTAACACTTGCCGAGTCTGATCGTTTCGTATGAGACAATACCGATCAACAAAGTTCACCGTAGCAGgtacattatgtatatataacttatgaaatatttaattaatttatttggcATAGCTGGGATAAAATTATCCCGTTTGTGAAAATaacttaaaatttattta from Vespa velutina chromosome 20, iVesVel2.1, whole genome shotgun sequence harbors:
- the LOC124956045 gene encoding myosin heavy chain, muscle isoform X5 encodes the protein MPKPKPQEGEDPDPTPYLFVSLEQKRIDQTKPYDAKKACWVPDEKEGYLLGEIKATKGDVVSVGLPGGETKDFKKDQLQQVNPPKYEKCEDMSNLTYLNDASVLHNLKQRYYAQLIYTYSGLFCVAINPYKRFPVYTQRCAKLYRGKRRNEVPPHIFAISDGAYVNMLTNSENQSMLITGESGAGKTENTKKVIAYFATVGASTKKADDTSQKKGSLEDQVVQTNPVLEAFGNAKTVRNDNSSRFGKFIRIHFGPSGKLAGADIETYLLEKARVISQQTLERSYHIFYQMMSGSVKGLKEMLLLSNNIHDYYFVSQGKTTIPGLDDGEELLITDQAFDVLGFTQEEKDNIYKITAAVMHMGGMKFKQRGREEQAEADGTEEGERVAKLLSCDCADLYKNLLKPRIKVGNEFVTQGRNKDQVAYSVGAMSKAMFDRLFKWLVKKCNETLDTQQKRQHFIGVLDIAGFEIFDFNSFEQLCINFTNEKLQQFFNHHMFILEQEEYTREGIEWTFIDFGMDLQQTIDLIEKPMGILSILEEESMFPKATDKTFEEKLNNNHLGKSPNFLKPKPPKPGQQAAHFAIGHYAGNVPYNITGWLEKNKDPLNDSVVDQFKKSGNKLLVEIFADHPGQSGDAGGGGGGGKGGRGKKGGGFSTVSSSYREQLNNLMTTLRATQPHFVRCIIPNEMKQPGVIDSYLVMHQLTCNGVLEGIRICRKGFPNRMVYPDFKLRYKILAPAAVDKCGGDPKKAAAAILEGSGLDPDQYRLGHTKVFFRAGVLGQMEELRDERLGKIVSWMQAFIRGYLARKDYKKLQDQRLALVVVQRNLRKYLQLRTWPWWKLWQKIKPLLNATRIEDELAALEEKAKKAQEAFEKEEKLRKELEEQNAKLTTEKNALQRQLDGEKGSLSEYMEKSLKLAAQKADMESQLQDLNDRFKEEEDARNNLFQNKKKLEQEVAGLKKDIEDLELNLQKSEQDKATKDHQIRNLNDEIAHQDELINKLNKEKKNQGEINQKTGEELQAAEDKVNHLNKVKIKLEHTLDELEDSLEREKKSRADVEKAKRKVEGDLKLTQEAVADLERNKKELEQTIQRKDKELSSLTAKLEDEQSLVGKLQKQIKELQARIEELEEEIEAERGARGKAEKQRSDLARELEELGERLEEAGGATSAQIELNKKREAELSKLRRDLEEANIQHEASLASLRKKHNDAVAEMGEQIDTLNKLKARTEKEKVQYFSELNDLRATVDHLSNEKAAQEKIVKQLQHQLNETQGKLEEVNRTLNDFDAAKKKLSIENSDLLRQLEEAESQVSQLSKIKISLTTQLEDTKRLADEESRERATLLGKFRNLEHDLDNIREQVEEEAEGKADLQRQLSKANAEAQLWRTKYESEGVARAEELEEAKRKLQARLAEAEETIESLNQKVIALEKTKQRLSTEVEDLQIEVDRATAIANAAEKKQKAFDKIIGEWKLKVDDLAAELDASQKECRNYSTELFRLRGAYEESQEQLEAVRRENKNLADEVKDLLDQIGEGGRNIHEIEKARKRLEAEKDELQAALEEAEAALEQEENKVLRSQLELSQVRQEIDRRIQEKEEEFENTRKNHQRALDSMQASLEAEAKGKAEALRMKKKLEADINELEIALDHANKANAEAQKNIKRYQQQLKDVQTALEEEQRARDEARELLGISERRANALQNELEESRTLLEQADRGRRQAEQELADCHEQLNDLSAQNASISAAKRKLEAELQTLHSDLDELLNEAKNSEEKAKKAMVDAARLADELRAEQDHAQTQEKLRKALETQIKELQVRLDEAEANALKGGKKAIQKLEQRVRELENELDGEQRRHADAQKNLRKSERRIKELSFQADEDRKNHERMQDLVDKLQQKIKTYKRQIEEAEEIAALNLAKFRKAQQELEEAEERADLAEQAITKFRTKGRGGSAARGLSPAPHRPAFKPQFDGSAFPPRFDLQPDGDL